In Deltaproteobacteria bacterium, the DNA window CTTCTCCCTTGTCGTCCGCGCGAACGCCTACCGCGTGGCGCAGATGTCCCACCAGTTCTGGTCCAGGTCGCTGAACACGAACGACACCTCGCCGTCGTCCTCCTGGAGATCGCGCACCTCGCCGATGCCCATGTCCTTGCCGGACGTGCGGAACGCCCGGTGCGCGTCCACCACCTCCTGCTCGCTCTCCACCTCCAACGTGAACCGGTTCAACGACGACACGTAATGACGCTTCCGGCCCGGCAGCACCACCACGTACCAGGGCGTGTCGAAGTGCTTGATGTACACCGACATTCTCCCGCCGCCGAGAATCTCCAGGCCCAGCACGTCGCTGTAGAACTTCGCGCTGACCGCCTTGTCGTCGCATTCACGGGTGCCGTGGCTCAGCGCCTGGGGCAGGTAGCCGCGCCCGGGAAAGCGTTCCTCGGTCAACTTCTTCTCGCCCCACGGGTTGATGGCGTTGCGCTGGCCGCGCACCACCGCCTCGTGGTCGTAGTACTCGATCTCCCAGTCGTTGCCGCCGGGCTCGCGGAAATAGACCGAGTGGGCAAAGTGGTTCTCGTGCGGGCGGCTGACGCGCATGAGCTTGTAGCGTTCCTTCTGCGACTGGAGGTAGTCGTAGGCCGCGTTGACTTCCTCAAGGGTCTCCACCCGCACGCCGTAGTGGTGCAGGTGAGGCTTGTCCACCGCCTCCGGCGCTCCTTCGTGGACGACGAGTTCCCAGTCCGTATTGGGATGCTTCACCGCCGCCTGACCGTCTCCCTGCCGCACGACGTCGAACGCCAAGAGATCCGTGAGCACCGGCAACGTATCGTCCAGGGACTTGCATTCGTAGTGGCCGCGCTTGAGTGCGGTTGGCTTGATCATGTCGACTTCCTCCCCGATAGAGTCCCGTCCGAAGTGTTTCGTGAGTGGCCCGCATGCGCGAGTTACGGGCCAACGTAGCGCATTTCCGGCGGTTGATGAAGTGCCCTTGTCCCTGCCGTGTTTACGTTTGCGTTTTGCCCCTCTCCCTGTTTCCATCGACATGTGCCGGGCGGCAGTATCGGGAGACACGGGAGACCCATGATGACGACTGAGCCCAGCGAGTTGGTGGACCCGGCCACCGCTATCATGGACCTGACGAAGGTTTTCTGATGGGCGCCGCGTGGCGCGGCATCCATGCACTACATTGTCGGAGGTTCCGCTTATGCTTCGCCAATTCATTGCCAGTCGTGCGCTGCCTTTCGCCGACGGCCACGAGTTCGGTTCCGCCGGCCCCTACGAGGTCGTCGCGGCCCAGGTCCACGGTGAGGTGACGCCGGACGATCCCCGCAATGCCTGCATCATCAACCTTGCCAAGGCGCCGCGCAATGACCGCGGCGCGGTGGAGTACACCTGCAACGTCCACATCCTGCGGCCGAAGCACATGGCGCAGGGGAACCGCCGAGTGCTCTACGAAGCACCCAACCGGGGCAGCAAACGCGCCTTGATGTTCCTGAACGACGCGCCGGAGTGCAATAACCCCATGACCTTGGAACACGCCGGCAACGGGTTCCTGATGCGTCACGGCTTTACCTGGGTCACGTCCGGCTGGCAGGGAGACCTCGTGCCGTGGAAGGAGGGCATGGTCCTGGACGTCCCGGTGGCCACGGACGACGGGCAGCCGATTCAGCGGCAGGTACGGACCGAGATCTGCGTGAAGCGTCCCGGCGTCCGTTCCCAGCCCTTGAGCGGTGATCCGCGCGTCCGCAGCTACCCCGCCGCCAACCTGGACACTTCCGGAGCGGAGTTGACGGTGAGAATGCGCTCCTACGGCGAGCGGGAACCGGTTCCGCCCGGGGACTGGGCGTTTGCCGTGGAGACCCAGGCCGACGGCGACGGACCGGCGAACGTCACGCCGAGCGCGGCCCACCTTCATCTGCCGGGCGGATTCATCCCGGGGGCCATCTACGAACTGGTGTACACGGCGCGGGATCCCTTGGTGCTCGGCCTGGGATTCGCCGCGGTGCGCGATCTGATCTCGTTCCTGCGCTACGGGAAGGAAGACAGCGACGGCAACCCCAACCCCCTGTCGGACGGTGGCGGGGTCGAGAGGGCCTATGCGTGCGGGCGGTCCCAGAGCGGAAGGTTCCTGCGGGACCTGGTCTACCACGGCTTCAACGAGGACGAGGGCGGCCGGAAGGTGTTCGACGCCATCGCGCCCCACGCCGGCGGCGGCGGCCGCATGTTCCTCAACTACGAGTTCGCGCGCCCGGTCACCTCGTGCCAGCAGCACTCCAACCAACAGGAGCCCGAACTGTTCCCCTTCGCCTACAGCGTCATGGAGGATCCGCAGAGCGGCCGCCGGGACGGCATTCTCAAGCGGCCGGCCACCGATCCCCTGGTGCTGCACACCAATACCTCCACCGAATACTGGCAGAAGCGCGGCGCGCTCGCCCATACCGACGGACGCGGGAACGACGTGTCTCCACCCGACGGCGTGCGCATCTATCTCATGGCCAGCGCGCAGCACAACGCCCTTCACGGCGCCCGGGCGAAGAAGGCCAAGACCCAAAACCTGACCAACCCCCTGGACATCGGTCCGGTCCTGCGCGCGCTCATCGTCGCCATGGACCGCTGGGCCACCGACGGCACGGAGCCGCCCCCGAGCCGGATTCCGCGAACGGAGGACGGCACCCACGTCACGCCCGAGAGCCTGCGCACCGGCTTCCCCGCCATTCCCGGGGCGCCCTGCACCGGACTCCACAACCGCCAGCTCTTCCTGGACTACGGCGAGGGCGTCACCCACGGCGTCATCGACGCCCGCCCCAAGGCCGCGCCGGACGGCGCCGGCTACACCATCCTCGTGCCCGCGGTGGACGCCGACGGCAACGACGTCGCCGGGATCCGCCTCCCCGCGATCGGCGTCCCCTTGGCTACACACACGGGATGGAACCTGCAGTCCGAGGAGCTGGCGGAAGGCGAGCTGGCCGACTTGCTTGGTTCCTGCATCCCCTTCCCCGAGACTCGCGCCGAACGCGAAGCCGGCGGTGACCCACGGCTTTCCCTGGAGGAGCGGTACGGGAACGTGGACGCCTACGTCGACCGGGTACGCGAGCAGATCGCCGCTCTGGTGGAGGCGGGTTACATGCTGGCGGAGGACGCCGAGGGGCTGCTGGCGGACTCCCGGCAGGCGTACGTGGAGGCCGTGAAGTCAGGCTGAAAGA includes these proteins:
- a CDS encoding VOC family protein, with translation MIKPTALKRGHYECKSLDDTLPVLTDLLAFDVVRQGDGQAAVKHPNTDWELVVHEGAPEAVDKPHLHHYGVRVETLEEVNAAYDYLQSQKERYKLMRVSRPHENHFAHSVYFREPGGNDWEIEYYDHEAVVRGQRNAINPWGEKKLTEERFPGRGYLPQALSHGTRECDDKAVSAKFYSDVLGLEILGGGRMSVYIKHFDTPWYVVVLPGRKRHYVSSLNRFTLEVESEQEVVDAHRAFRTSGKDMGIGEVRDLQEDDGEVSFVFSDLDQNWWDICATR
- a CDS encoding alpha/beta hydrolase domain-containing protein translates to MLRQFIASRALPFADGHEFGSAGPYEVVAAQVHGEVTPDDPRNACIINLAKAPRNDRGAVEYTCNVHILRPKHMAQGNRRVLYEAPNRGSKRALMFLNDAPECNNPMTLEHAGNGFLMRHGFTWVTSGWQGDLVPWKEGMVLDVPVATDDGQPIQRQVRTEICVKRPGVRSQPLSGDPRVRSYPAANLDTSGAELTVRMRSYGEREPVPPGDWAFAVETQADGDGPANVTPSAAHLHLPGGFIPGAIYELVYTARDPLVLGLGFAAVRDLISFLRYGKEDSDGNPNPLSDGGGVERAYACGRSQSGRFLRDLVYHGFNEDEGGRKVFDAIAPHAGGGGRMFLNYEFARPVTSCQQHSNQQEPELFPFAYSVMEDPQSGRRDGILKRPATDPLVLHTNTSTEYWQKRGALAHTDGRGNDVSPPDGVRIYLMASAQHNALHGARAKKAKTQNLTNPLDIGPVLRALIVAMDRWATDGTEPPPSRIPRTEDGTHVTPESLRTGFPAIPGAPCTGLHNRQLFLDYGEGVTHGVIDARPKAAPDGAGYTILVPAVDADGNDVAGIRLPAIGVPLATHTGWNLQSEELAEGELADLLGSCIPFPETRAEREAGGDPRLSLEERYGNVDAYVDRVREQIAALVEAGYMLAEDAEGLLADSRQAYVEAVKSG